The window TTGGATTACTCCATATATGCACTTAGCATGTCTATATACACCAACATACtctttttagttatatattgGAAATGTCATAGTGAGAAGCTGCTTACTTTAACTTCTCTCTTAAGCTGGGTTGTCCGTCACAAGAATTTACATTTTAGTACTATTAAAATCTATAAGTGGGCTAATAGATAGTATTGTGTAGTCATTGAAGCAAAAGGTGTTTGGTAAATCTCAAGGTGAAATTTGTTTGTCAAAAGTATCTTTACAGAATAAACTCTTTTTAAACTGTGCAGTAATTTCTTGATGTAGTTCGGTTTGTGTTGTGCTGCAATTAAGCTTCTAATGGGCAGCATCAAAGAAGCTCTTTATTAGCATTTTGGTGATAATAAATATGATGAAAATAAGTTAATCTGATTTTGATGTCTGTGTTGGTTATATCATAGTCTGCTGAACTATGATTTGCTCGgactttttgattatttttgttcTATTATAACTATGCTTCATCAGGCCTCAACTAAACCCCCTTTAGTAGCATTGCGTCATTACTGTTTCATTCTTGCAGACAGGATTGCTCAGGTTATTCTCATTGATGGTCTAGGATTTTTTTGCTTTAGAAAGTATGAAGGGTTGCTAATAACTTTGTTAGATAAGTACTGATATGAAAACGAAGATATGTTGCAGAAGAGGttaaacattttatttaatgGTCATGAGGTGCCTCCAGTTCCCCGAGCCGCCAGATCACCCAGGGTAAGTGTCTCTAGCTTTTCGGGATGGCTCATCTTATTTAACTTTTCCTttcaaatcttaaaatttttcattttttatactTGTCCCTTGTTTTCGAGGAGGTTACCTTGTAGAAAGAAAATTGGTGACTATCAAATGTGTGCGTTCGACTTGTTGGCAACAGTTGCTGGCAAATTGCTAGAGGGAGAAAGTACTCCTAGCGCGACTGAGTTATTAACTGGAGAAGATGAAAGTGCGCTTGTAAAATTTTTTCTCAAGACGGAAAAAGTGGCTGAAGAGAACCCTGAGCAAGTAAACCTGTCTCATAAAGAAGGCCGTGGCAGAATATTGTTTGTTTCTGATACTAATCCACAAGCACCTGAGGAAACGCATGATATTAAGGAAGTGTCAAATGTGCAGAATGATGCTTCTTCAGCATTTGCATCTGCCGTAACTACTTGTGATGGCCCAGAGATGCTTGGCTCTGCTTCAAAGTTGGTCAATGATGAAGGCAGGATTGAATATGGGAACCTTTCTAAAGTAAAGGTTGGTCAATATCATAGTGCAACCTCTCTTTATAGTTTAGATGTTGAAAGTAAGAACTGTATGAAAATAGAACCACAAATGATTGGGAAAGATCCCAGTAGTGCTGGGGATGTTACATGTTATAAGATTTGATTGTCCAGAATTTGAAACCTCCTGTACAAGATAAATCTGACAATATTGACAAGCCGGCAGTCAAGCCTTCTGTTCTGCATAGAAGTTCACAGAAAGCTCTGTTCAAGGATCAAACTTCATGTGGTTTCTTCCCTGGGTGTAGAAATAATGTAAATTTAGTAGTTAGAGAACTCTTCTTGGTGCACTCCACCTAGAAAACTAAACAAGTCTTCTGGCCTCCAGCTCGAAATGGTGACAGAAGAATAAAAAGGTTACTAGCTTCCAGATATTGGAAAGCAACTCCAATTCTAAAAATGCTATACGATAGCGTTTATCTCTTATTTTGGCggaaagcttttttttttttttttttgaactcaAGAACTTTCATTAAAACGAGCGAGAATCATACAAAATCGTCTCCAACACAATATGCAGAGGGGACTCATAAACATTGTAGCTATTGAGCGAACAAGGTAATCTAGCCATTAAATGAGCTGCCTTGTTTGCTGGCTTTCGAACATGAGCTATTCTAATATCCCTGCCAAACCAAACTAATCTGCATGCCTCCAGAATATTACCTACCTCCAGTTGATATGTTTTGTGTCGCTGCAGAGCATTTACCACCATCAGAGAGTCTGTTTCTATCGTGACTGGTTGATTTGGGAGCTCAGACACCCATGATAATGCCTCCAACATTCCTATTGCTTCAGCCTCGAAAACTGTCACTGTACCACTCCTCCGGATTGTTTTTCCTTTCAGGAACAATCCATTATGATCTCGCACCACTATGCCAATGGTGTAAAAGTTTTTCCCTGGAAATACCGATGCGTTGACATTTATTTTTAGTGCTCCCTCCTCTGGGTGTTGCCACTTCTCGTTCCTTTCTGTGTTGCTGCTACTAGTAAGCCTCTGCGCCGATCCTTTACATTTTTTCACAGCTTCTTTCCACTCGCTTATGTGCTTCAGGCTCCATTCAACAGCTAGCATCGGAGTCACCATTTTGCCTTCCCACACCTTCTTGTTCCTAACAAACCAGATTCCCCATAGAATAGCTGCGATCTTGGTGATGTTTTCACGCGTCTCTACTTCAAGCTTGTGGATTAACCAATCTGATGCAGACTCTACTTCCATTCTATCAAAGTGCACCCCTGCTTCATGCCAGCAGTTAGTCGCAAAAATGCAGCCAAAAAACATGTGCCACATGTGTTCCACATCCCTGTCGCATAAAGAGCATGTAATAGGGACTAGGACCCTTCTGTTTCTAAGGAGGTACCTAACCGGAATGGTATTTTTACAAAACCGCCATAAGAAAACCTTAATTTTATGCGGTAAGCTCAGCCTCCATAAACGTTTCCATCCATTCTTCTGAGCCACTGGAGTAGGTTGTGTACGCGAAGCTTGCCAGAAATGATAGCCACTTTTTACTGAGTACATGCCATCCTTCGAAATAGTCCAAGCCATTCTATCAGAGTGTTGATTTTGTGGAATTCTAGTATTCAGAATAGCAGTAGTATCAGCACTAGTGAAAGCTAGTTGAACCCGTTCCTCGTCCCACTCTTTAGTATTAGGACGGAAGTAGTAACTAACTTTTTCAGTTCTGGTACTGTTCTGATCTCGGTTATCAACACAAAAATCATGCTTTTCTCGTAGCCAAGGGTCTGTATGCGCATAAATAGTTTCCCCATCGCCAAGTATCCACCTGAAACCTTTTTGCAGCATCTCTTTAGCCTCCCAAATACCCGACCAAATGTAGCTCGATCCCCCCCTATCTGGCCTTGAAAACTCTGGCTACTAATGACTGAGGGTTCTTAATAAAGTTCCAAACATGTTTTCCAAGTAATGCTAGATTAAAACCATACAGGTTCCTAAAGCCAAGCCCACCTTCGCTTTTAGCAACACTCATCTTATCCCAGGCCATCCATCTAATTCCCTTAGTATGATCCCCTTTCGAGCTCCACCAATACCCATTCATTAGCCTCTCGATTTCCTGGCACAGAGTCGTAGGAATTTTAAAGCAGGACATACAATACGAGGGAATTGTCTGCGCAACATTCCTAATAAGCACAACCTTCCCTGCTCTTGATATAGTTTTATTACTCCACCCCTGAAGTTTCTTTGCCACTCTGTCTTTGAGAAAGTTAAAGACTGCTTTTTTTGATCTCCCTATCAGAGAGGGGAGTCCTAAATATCTTCCGTCACCCAAGTCATTGTAAACTCCAAGTATCTCCTCTAGCTCCTCTTGTTTATCTCGACGAACATTAGAACTGAAGAAGACCCCTGATTTCTGAAAATTCACCGCTTGCCCACTTAGCATCTCATACTCATTTAACAGAAATTTCACCTTCATTGCTTCCTCTCTCGTGGTTTGGAAGAACAAAAAATCTGTCGTCCGCGAACAATAAATGAGTAATTGCCGGAGCATTGGGACTGATTTTGCTTCCATGAATTATATTCTCATTCGCAGCCTCTGTAAGAGTATTTGATAGGCCTTCAACACAGATTAATAATACTTCAAGCTCATGtgatattattctaaaaaatctaaaaaatccttcaaaattctaaaaaatccaACATTAGATCATTAACAttactttatataatttttaagttcAAGCTCATGTGAATAACCTGGTACTACATGATTTAGCGTTTTAGAATTggtgaaaatcatttttttcaaaatatgatATTCATCATAAggccttttttttatataatttgaggTTAGAGTAAAGGTTTTGAAGGCACATTTAAAGcagatatattaaattatatattcttttgtcagaaaaaaatacatattcttcaaaattgaaatatatattatgataatctcaattttaattttttatgtgcTGCAATATTTTCAACATTTAACAATATGgatattttattctacaatttAATCAACacgtataaaaattattttcataaatcaaaatatacTATATTCTATATCTATAATATAGTTAATAAGCAAACAataattctaataattattaaatctgaagtatattaataataattgataataaattataattacttataaatgattatatatatacacacatattaataatcgaaaatattatttaaacaaattacaaaattactaCCTAACTCTACTATAAATATATGCGAAACAGTCAGTCAAGGCGTCGTCTCCTTGCCATCATAAATCCAGATCTGAAGTCTCTGTATTCTGAAGAAAATGGACGCAATTGATTCAGTTTTTGATCCATTGAGAGAATTCTCCAAGGATAGCTATCGTCTTGTCAAGCGTTGCCACAAGCCTGATCGCAAAggtctcctctctctctcccccccccccccccccccctacaTACATAtcctatctatctatatatgtTGAATTGAATTTGCTGGGGTTTCCGATCTGTGTTATTTTTCACAGAATTCACAAAGGTCGCGTTCCGTACGGCCATCGGATTTGTAGTGATGGGATTCGTTGGATTCTTCGTCAAGCTTATCTTCATCCCTATTAACAACATCATCGTCGGCGCCACTTGATTCAGGTCTTTCTTTACCCTTTAATTGATTGTCTTAATTTCGATGCAAGTTTTTTAAttccatttattattttattttagattgaTTTATGGATTGATGTGTTCACTTTTCAGTTGATTTAGTGAATTGTGTGTTAAAATCTTGTGTTTGTGTGTAATTACAGAGGCTCAATCTAGTGAGTTGTGAATCTTGGTCATGACTTGAGAGTTTGAATGTTTCCGAGTCTTTCGTAATTTGACAATTTGTTGTATAAATGTAATGCTAGGTAGTTGTGGTTTGGGAGAAATCTTTCTCCAGACTAATTGAATTGAtcatggttatatatatatatctggttGAAGTGGTTATAGTTAAATTGTGAACAAAAGGActctaaaaatttaatttatatcgcTTCAATAATACTGATGGAAAAATACTATAAAGAATCCTGATTTGTTATGTTACCAAGGTAATTGAGGGATTGTAGTGTTTTGCTTTGTGGTTATTTGCTTTGAGGTAACTGACTTGGTTCGCTGTTTGCAGTGGATGCAACATCGTTGAAGACGGACAGCAGGGAAGACTGGACTACAtggtttttattttagaaaaagcaaGATACTATGTTACTGGCTAGGTTGAACTCTTTGTAGAACATTGTTCTTTTAGTCATGTAATGTTGAATTTGTTGAACACATCGGATCTCCCTTTTTTGGTGTTACTTGTGCTACAATCTGACGACCTCTTGAACTATTTAAATTATGTTGAGAAACTTGGTTGAGTGGTTGCCACAAATTATAAGACCTTGTCAAAGTTGAGTATGTGgctttcttttaaatatttaaaaacataatTTGGTCTTAGTTAATGTCGAATTGCTAAAAGCATGTTGCAATGGCAACCTTAAAAGCTGGCATAGTTATATGTCTGATGAAAGAAGACCATCCTAGTGCCACTATATGTTTGCAGAGAGTAATCTGTGAAGTGAACCTTTTGTTGCTATTCTCTATGGATGAACAATTTTATTGTGGCACTGCTTGTTTACCGGTGAATTGAATTGTTCCATTAAAACTCAATTCTTTTCGGAAACCATCTGCTGGCTCTGAGATACTCTGGACTACTGATACACATAAATTATTTGGGTTTGCGATGGAGCTCAAGAGTGCCATGTGTTCAGTAATCCAATATGAAGTTGTTACAACTTCTACAGAGTCGGATCTAGTTTGCATCATTATCGTAGCTAAGAAGGGATTCCTTTGTTCAAAGGGGAAGTCACTCTATCAGTAGTAATATATTTCTGTATACAGGGATTACACCATATAAGCTCTTCTAATACATCTTATAAAACACAAGTGATCCTACTCAATATCAAAGTATCATAGTTGATATAGAATTGATGATGTACAAGGATGTCTCCGCAGTGATTTACCAGAAATCCTAGCAATCTCATTTCATCATTTGTGCTATATTCATATAGAGATGTCAAACAGCCTTAAAGCGGGATAGAGGAACATCAGTAAAAAAGAGGCTACTTTCCTTTATGTACTTGAAACAGAGCAAGGACACTTGATTATCAAATCATTTGTATTTGGAATGATGGAACAGGAGAATACATATCAAATTATCAACAATGGGATTAGCATTAGCCTATCAGGTTCACAGCTTCAGTACTTCATAGAAGACAACTTTTACGAAACACAGCAAAATCGATTAAAAGCACGCTACAACCATTTTACGGATATGGTTTGCTTAGATTTGCATTATATATCAGCAATTTGGTTCATCGATTGTAGTATCAGCTGCAGAAGCCAAAATTAACTGAGGTTCAGCAAGCCTGGCCTCCTTTCTAGCTTTTCGGCGCTCGCGCTGCACTCTGAAGGATTCTCTCTTCCTTGCTCTGTAGCTATTGGGGTTTTCTGGTACCACAACACGGGGATAAACGCTAATCTGGACAATAAGGAACAAAATCATTATTAGGGAACTGGCTAAATTGATACAAATAGAACTTAGGTTTCTACAGGGGACCTGGTTGGTTGATCAATAACATAATTTTCCAAAAATCTACCTGTTTCCTGTCGGGCCCAAACTTTTCAAATTTCACCAATCCGTCTATTAGAGAGAAGATTGTGTGATCTTTGCCAAGCCCAACATTTTTCCCTGGATGAAACTGGTGGTACAACAGGAGAAGAAAAGCATGTTAGAAGGCTGTAATAAATTGCATCTTGTGAAGTGTGTAGAAGCATTTCTGGCAAAAGAGTTTACATGATGCCAACAAGTGAGGTGCATAATATTTCAATCAAATTGCAGATGGAACATcagagatactccctccgtccctttttagttgtcacatttctatttttgttggtcaaagtGACTAATTTTGactaaagattataagtcactctttcattattttaaaaaactgaaaattaccctgacaaaaaaaaaactgaaaattacatcttaaagtagattaaaagttatttccgatgacatattttttctattttatcaattgataaaatatttataaatgtcagccaaactttgatcaatttgaccggcacaaaaccaaatgtgacaactaaaaacggacggagggagtagataaAGTCTCGATGACAAAAATTTGCATAAAAGCTTCATTGTAGCTAAATCCCTACTATATTCACGAGGAGAGTTAAAATTTGCTGAATCATTCATGCAGGACAAGTAccgttatatatatgtatatagcgAATACACGCTTCGGAAATCTATCAAAGACTAATTTTACATGGAAAAAACCAGTGACAATAACTTTTGATATATAGGGGTTTAAAAGATTAGCCAAGTGAGTAAGAATTGTAGACATGCAACGCAAACTAGACCTGACAGTGTAGCAAGTTTAATGTTGTTTCAACACATAATGATTGATTCTCAAGTCGGAAGAGATCATTAGGTTTTCAAATGGCATCATGAAAAAACATTACTTCATTATAGCCATAATGTTTCCTTTCTTTCTTGTTGCTAAACATTTTCAATGCTACTGTCCCTTGATGAGGGGTTAACTTGTTATAACAGAGTCCATACATCTAGATGAATTCAGAGAGGAACAAAACACATGAATATGCATCATGCACTTAGTATTCACAAATGATTAGCTTTAAGGAAGAGAAAAAATTCATATAGCTATAGGTTAAAATTCCGTGGTACTTGTTTACTCTTTCAGCATCTTAATAGCAACCGATGACTTTGAGTCTAGACATGCAAACAGAGTGCAACCAAAACATCTAAAATTAATTATCTAGGATAATGCACCAAATGATACCCCATCTGTATGCATGAATACCTATATTTTGGCTTCCTAGAGTACAGAGGAAAACCATATATAACCAGAA of the Daucus carota subsp. sativus chromosome 4, DH1 v3.0, whole genome shotgun sequence genome contains:
- the LOC108217584 gene encoding large ribosomal subunit protein bL27c, with the protein product MAVSLSLIGAFKGLSLSSSSSSVCFKGDFGSINVGQKLAISFPMNPPLVIESAHKKGAGSTKNGRDSAGRRLGVKIYGDQVAKPGAIIVRQRGTKFHPGKNVGLGKDHTIFSLIDGLVKFEKFGPDRKQISVYPRVVVPENPNSYRARKRESFRVQRERRKARKEARLAEPQLILASAADTTIDEPNC
- the LOC135146738 gene encoding uncharacterized protein LOC135146738, translating into MVMRCLQFPEPPDHPGLPCRKKIGDYQMCAFDLLATVAGKLLEGESTPSATELLTGEDESALVKFFLKTEKVAEENPEQVNLSHKEGRGRILFVSDTNPQAPEETHDIKEVSNVQNDASSAFASAVTTCDGPEMLGSASKLVNDEGRIEYGNLSKVKVGQYHSATSLYSLDVESKNCMKIEPQMIGKDPSSAGDVTCYKI
- the LOC108217588 gene encoding protein transport protein Sec61 subunit gamma-1; translation: MDAIDSVFDPLREFSKDSYRLVKRCHKPDRKEFTKVAFRTAIGFVVMGFVGFFVKLIFIPINNIIVGAT